The DNA segment AATCGGAAACGGGTTGTTAAAGATGGCTTGAAGCATCCTTATGCTTTGgcttattttgataataaactttattggACCGATTGGAAGAAATGGTgagttttgaattataaatgtatttagaaacttataaatttgatCGGGAAATACAATTAACATCACATACAACTTCCACAGgtccatatatacatatgacaTAGCTGCAAATAGTTctcttaaagaaattataaaatccgACCATGTGCCGGTAGACATCAAGGTGTACGATGAGAGTCGGCAAGTGATACCTAATGGAGAGTACCCTTGTAAAAACAATGAGAAATGTTCACATCTGTGCCTTCTAGCTCCTAATTCACCTGGTAGGATgatgaatttatttaccatGAAAACATGttctttaagaatatttttggcaataactttttatagaaTGTATCACTTGTTACTTGCTTATTACAAACTAATCAGGATCTGTTATGTGAAACGCATATCTacacctatatattttttcaatataacttCATGGTCACAGGCTATGTGTGCAGCTGTCCAACCGGCGTAAAGTTAAGGGAAGGCAGCAACACAACCTGCTACAATGGACCGCAGTCATTGCTGTTGGTGGCTCAGAGATCGatcatatcaaaaatatcCCTCGACTCACCGGACTACACGCCTTACTCGTTACCATTGAAAGATCTTAAGAGAGCTCTTACAGTTGATTTTGATCCCaaaactgaatatatatattgggcTGACAGCATGGTATagtagcaataaaattattaataaacataatgaaCATCAAtcaagttttatttgtaagaattaattattcattaagaTGTACACACTAATTAACAACTCAGTGCAGATAAAGAAATGATcaggtaaaatttaaattgactgagtttttttagtaaaagaaacatatacatgtatgtttTTATCTTTGTATTCGTTTTGATAATGATGAAAAAACCTCATAATCCCTACATTTACTTTGATGTTGGTGGGCTTATGTACCATTTGTTCTAAAGCTTACTAATAACTTATTGTATtatagtagaaaaaaaattactaaatcttatataaagtCTTTATATTGATGTGATGCAGATTTAAAGAGAGAgaacaataattattcattgttatgatattttttatctatgttatctattatttttactctatgccctatatttattattacagtcCAAGACAATATCTCGAGCTCGTCTGGATGGCAGCGACCAATCAATAGTGATCCATTGTAGCGGTGTACCGGATAGTATAGCCATAGATCCGCTAGCTAGGAATATTTACTGGACTGATCCTATATCTGACACTATAACTGTGGCCAGGCTGGATGGACAAGCTAGAAaagtaagataaataaatattaacaaataactacatcaaaataaaatttagctttaaaattatacattattgtaGCACTTAGAAAGAGGTATgtaaatgtcttttttttatttgaactgaAGTTTAGGCTAAggacaaaaaaagaaaacttatatGTTTTGTGATAACGATTTTTAGGTATCtaacaatattgaaaaattccaaaatcaattattatctatGGTCATAGTTGACAATCGTTCgatgtttaaatattctatattattattgtcacTTCGGTTCTCATTGCCAGGTTATAATTCACGACGAGCTTTACGATCCTCGCGCGATCGCCCTACATCCGGTGGCCGGGTGGATGTTCTGGTCCGATTGGAACGAGAAGAAACCTAAAATAGAACGAGCCAACCTCGACGGCACAGGACGGGTGTTGCTAGTCTCCGAAAAACTGATTTGGCCAAATGGCATCGCTCTGGAtacggaaaaaaataaactgtacTGGGGTGACGCGAGAACACATAAAATAGAGGTTGATTGATTATCCTACTGCCATTTTAAATTGCCTTTTATGGCAAAAGCTACTGAACGGATATTGATGAATCTTTTCAAGGATGTAGTTTAAACATCTGAATAACATAAACatagcttatatttttttaacttcttcAAGTCACTGGAGGGAGACGGCTTGAGAGGTGTGTTTTGTATAAAGTCACGTATACCAGactatagatggcgctgataatttttttgctatatctaattaatttaagttttattaccatttttgatacaataactttttttcatAGGTCTGTAATATGGACGGGTCCGGAAGGCGTGAGCTTCATGGGAGTGACATTCTTCATATATTTGGACTCACCCTTCTGGGTGATAATCTGTACTGGACTGATATGCAGCGACGCACATTGGATAGGATCAACAAGGAAACTGGTAATTatagcattttaattttatgagcaGTTTTGATTAACTTCTATACCATATACTATGAAACTAACACTTCAATATGAGTCACATTGTCTATGGTCAATACATGTCTCTGTTATCTAACAAGGAATAACCggatatctaaaataaaaaccgatacaatatatttttatttattttctatgatgTTCAATAATTACAGGTAGAGTCTATTATATTGGAGACTCTCACAGGGCATGAGAAGAACATAACCGACATTCCTCTCTGaaacataattatgtaaaCCACAATATTCTTATACATTAAGTTACCTTACCAGAAGAaagaaataacttatatataatgggtgaaaagaatatataatactaatcaATAATGGCAACTTTTAGGGTCGTCACGTCAGTCGGTGGTGGAGCAAATGGCGAACATGATGGGTGTGCGTGCCGTCCGTTTGGGTCCGCTGGCCAGCCGGAACCCATGCTCGGCTGAACACGTCTGCTCACACCTGTGCTTCAACCGACCCGACACACACGTGTGCGCCTGCCCTATCGGTAAATATATTCATCACCACCGCCCTAGGGGCCTAGAGGATCACCTATATCTGGGCATAGCTCATGATTGATTACAATgactcaaaatattataattaaattaacccTAATAGATCTCTACAACCACTTTCCTAAATAAATGGTACAATGAAAATAGTTATACACCTTTAGTAGgagataaaactaatatttttcgaatttacTAGCTAGCATGTAATATGTTGCTACATAGTAACCGAATCCTCGGAGGTAATGTAGTTGTACAATAATAGAAAACGCGTCGTACATccggaaatattatttttatttaaacgaatactcgCGGAAGTCTTAGAGCTCACAATAGAATATCGTTCGAAGTTCGTTTAATCTGAATCATTCATTGTGTTTGAAGGTCTGGAGCTGGGAAGCGACAGGAAGACTTGCATAGAACCAGAAGCGTTCCTCTTGTACAGCAGGAAAAACATCATCGGACTTATAAGTATCGACAATGAGAACAACGACGCGGTGCTACCTATAAAGGAGCTGAAGGAAGTCAGGTACAACCGAATATCAACCTTAacgctatatatataaagtcattCGACTCTTGTGGTCAATGTAAAAATTTGTGAGGCATGGATGTTTGTTGTTCTTTCAATCAAATATTACTGAACAGATTTCGATGAGATTTTTCATCTATGCCACTCGAACCTCAACATAACAtacgtttaataaaacctcCGTATATTTCCCACGCCACAAGGAGctcaatagatggcgctgtcagCTGGTTTCTATATCTGctttaggaatacatttttaattccatCTTCACGCGGAAGAAGTCCTGTTCATAAACTAGTATCgaataattcttattaatacGTTTGTTTTCAGTGCCCTAGCAGTAGACGTGTCCGGTTCCAAGTTATACTGGTCAGAcagcaaaacaaaaacaataaaccgATGTAATATAAACGGATCCAATATGGAGAAGATATTAGAGTTCATGGGTCTTGttgaaggtaatttttttctcatagatatatatatatatatatataaattacaaaatctaTATGAAACGACGCTAATTATGAATAAGAGTGatcttttcttttgttttgataCTTCTGGCTTCATAGATTTTTAgccataaaaaaactataaaatattgaaacatgTATTGTATGAACAAAGCAACATGACCTCTAATAACATCAATACCTGACTTATATCCCATATTACTCCGTGTCGTTACCAAAACAGCTGGCATTAATTTAGCTctgacatattttaaagaaacaatatcCAACTAACCACGAGTGCAGTTGGCaaatcatatatgtatgtatcagGTGTCGCGATAGACTGGTCGGCTCAGAACATCTACTGGACGGACACGGCGGCGCATCGCATCGAAGTGGCCAGACTAGACGGGTCCAGCAGACGGGCGATCATGTGGCAGGGGCTGAAGAAACCTAAGAGCATCGCACTCGATCCGCGGAAGGGGTGAAAATAACTAGCACTATATAAAGTCGTCCGTTTGAGCTGCCTGATCCCGAGAACTGCTTGGACATCCGGTTGATAGAGAAATTTCCGTCCGCTTGAAAAGATTCGATTATAAAAGCTCACAAAATTCGTATCAATGCAGATTTAATTGATCTCCCTTTGTTATAtctttactataattataaaaaaatattaaaaataaccaaaatatatgctattaattttaacatttcaaatatggCGTAAcgtatttaattgtataatttatatatattttttttaatttttcagctACATGTACTGGTCGGAGCTGGGATCCAAGACTATCAAACGGGCCACAATGGACGGGTCTTCCCCTATAGTTCTGTTCGAGCAGGTCGTTAAAGTCCACGCGCTCGCCATAGACTACGAGAAGAGAGCCATCTACTGGGCGGCACTGGACTCTATGGTCATTGAATACGCATTCCTGAACGGAACCGGGAGGAAGGTGCTAGTCGATAACATACCCATGCCGTACGCGCTGGCTCTGTACAACGACCGGGTGTTCTGGGGAGACTGGAATACAGGTGCGAtatagaatatacatatacaattaGTTCTGTCAATgagaaaaaataacttaaaatataatttttaagaaatataaattaaaatgaaactaatatttttcggatttactacgcgtgctatatttttgttaaaactacatacttccaacgtttcggttactcttCAGCGTCTATATACTATGATTATACAGCATtgacataaaacaattttccaGGTCTCGTGGAGGTGGCGAAGAAATCGGACGGATCAAGTCGTAGGACCATTCATACACAGTTGGATTATATATCAGATTTGAAGGTTTACCACAGGGGCAGGGACAACCTGTCCAACCAATGCGGGGTGGACAACGGGGGCTGCTCGCATTTATGCTTACCTTTGACGAACAACGACTATAGATGCGCTTGTCCGACGCATTACAGGCTCAACAGAGACAATCTCACGTGTTCCGGTAATGAGCCTCGTCACGTGTACAGTTATTATTGGaaatattcatgaaatttaatattttagggaATTAAAGATCAATTTGAACTGCTAAACTAATAGTAATCTCTTCctgtatatgtataatgttattgtatgCTTCCAGAGCCTGAAGAGTTCTTGTTGTACGCTCAGAAGAACGCCGTGGGTCGGCTACTAGCTGCCAACAGCGAGTGTAGTGACGCCTTCATCCCTCTGACGGGGCTCCGGAACGTGAAAGCGATCGAGTACGACCCCATCAGCAGGTTGGCTATAGGGAATAatcctatttatatatataataacaattagcCCGAGACGATAAACACCAGTTCCAAGAATACTTCCTTATAAAACTAGTTACATACCGCGGGCGCGTATTTAATCCGAAATCGACACAATCGATTCACTCAACTGTAATGAAACGTTAATGCCCGTACTAAGATTTTTATCAGATATCCTTAGAAGagagtatattaattattatggcaagtacattcttttatataagaacCTTCAAGTAGCACAAATATTAGTCGAACACATGATTGGTCGGTAAAGCCGTTCGAAGTAGGGGTCTCGTATAtatggatataaaattttcagacaTCTCTATTGGATGGACGAAGAAAATCACTCAATACGAAGAGTTCCCATATCTTATTCTGCGACATCAGCAGTCACGGACTCTACGAACGTCGTGTCCGATCTATCGAGACCCTTCCACATGGCGTTGGACGTGCTAGGAAGGACTCTGTACTGGACTTGTCTCAACACAGACTCCATCAACGCCACCTCCATAGAAAACAACTCGTCATCCGGCGTCATAATACGAGGAGACAATATGATGCCCAGATATTTAGCGTTCCATCAAACGAAAAGGTAAGCGGAATAATATGCAGCTTGGTAAATGATTTAGAGAGAACTAAATATACTAAATCAAACATTATAAGGAACATGTGAAGCACGAAACGTGAAGTGACTTGTatggagaaaaaaatatgtaataattataaaaaggcTTCAGGAAGATCATTAATATacctaataattaataatatatgtcacaATATTTCAGGTTACTGTTCTGGAGCGACGCTGGTCTGGGCGGTATATTTCGGTCGTTGGTGGACGGGTCGGAGCGCGCACAGTTGGTTCGTGTGGACAACGTGACCGCCCTCGCTCTGGACATGGGCGGTGCATCCGCCCTGTACTGGGCTGTGGGAAGACAGATACACGCCGTGGACATTGATGGCTCCAACAGGTATGTCCGGATACTGGGATAGTAGTATTCAAACGAAATTTTCTGTATCAGGTATGGTGCtagtgtttttaattataaacaactaGGGACTCATTCATTCGtcttaataaagtaatatctaCACCCgctgattaaataaatagaagctTTAGAATTTTACCAATGTTTGTGGGATGGCGGATGTCGAAAAAAACATCCAAGTCgtcttaaaacaatataaggcGGACCACCatcagatataataaaaaaaacattatttacaaaacacaactaACTAAagtatttgattaatttaataagagctaagtataaaaatatatattctttgtatCCACAGACGAGTCATCTGGCAGGGCGGGGCTGTGGGTGCTCTGGCTGCGTACGGCGGCGCGCTATACCTCGGCGGCGAGCGTGTCCCGAGCCGGCTGCCGTTACACCGGC comes from the Danaus plexippus chromosome 15, MEX_DaPlex, whole genome shotgun sequence genome and includes:
- the LOC116766143 gene encoding low-density lipoprotein receptor-related protein 6; translation: MTKRRRIVQADKIIQNVINVFCLLMFLQLKGYYSTTNNPVLLYSTASDIRVANTSKLGKINVIIKGLEQGSAVDFLHKKNTICWSDQTAELIQCMEYNDTHSGEKIRIVSEGIITPTGIALDWYTNKMYWTDGETNKIEVICIENKYRKVLFWSDVDLARAIALVPTEGLMFWTDWGEIPKIERAGMNGDPATRKVIVKDNIFWPNGITVDYNNNLIYWVDTKLQFVDVMGFNGENRKRVVKDGLKHPYALAYFDNKLYWTDWKKWSIYTYDIAANSSLKEIIKSDHVPVDIKVYDESRQVIPNGEYPCKNNEKCSHLCLLAPNSPGYVCSCPTGVKLREGSNTTCYNGPQSLLLVAQRSIISKISLDSPDYTPYSLPLKDLKRALTVDFDPKTEYIYWADSMSKTISRARLDGSDQSIVIHCSGVPDSIAIDPLARNIYWTDPISDTITVARLDGQARKVIIHDELYDPRAIALHPVAGWMFWSDWNEKKPKIERANLDGTGRVLLVSEKLIWPNGIALDTEKNKLYWGDARTHKIEVCNMDGSGRRELHGSDILHIFGLTLLGDNLYWTDMQRRTLDRINKETGSSRQSVVEQMANMMGVRAVRLGPLASRNPCSAEHVCSHLCFNRPDTHVCACPIGLELGSDRKTCIEPEAFLLYSRKNIIGLISIDNENNDAVLPIKELKEVSALAVDVSGSKLYWSDSKTKTINRCNINGSNMEKILEFMGLVEGVAIDWSAQNIYWTDTAAHRIEVARLDGSSRRAIMWQGLKKPKSIALDPRKGYMYWSELGSKTIKRATMDGSSPIVLFEQVVKVHALAIDYEKRAIYWAALDSMVIEYAFLNGTGRKVLVDNIPMPYALALYNDRVFWGDWNTGLVEVAKKSDGSSRRTIHTQLDYISDLKVYHRGRDNLSNQCGVDNGGCSHLCLPLTNNDYRCACPTHYRLNRDNLTCSEPEEFLLYAQKNAVGRLLAANSECSDAFIPLTGLRNVKAIEYDPISRHLYWMDEENHSIRRVPISYSATSAVTDSTNVVSDLSRPFHMALDVLGRTLYWTCLNTDSINATSIENNSSSGVIIRGDNMMPRYLAFHQTKRLLFWSDAGLGGIFRSLVDGSERAQLVRVDNVTALALDMGGASALYWAVGRQIHAVDIDGSNRRVIWQGGAVGALAAYGGALYLGGERVPSRLPLHRRDAPATPLAHVQRILSAVSVHRVPRDHPCYGACGGAPATCGRDGVCGCGLSCSARRHCDPDHFLCGRDNGPTTNSVQCIPMEWKCDGQRDCLDGSDESQCDSCAGLHCADGSCAPALGGCLTGAYCTHALPDAFRCDDRLCLPAGLLCDGRSHCEDESDEAPAACGYVHKDQMVSVGASGQSHALVVCGSVVGAAVVVAALWAGVRRYSRAGRHQPHQRTLALNKPATRPRTDAPSSDSFLRLSAMGTASGCGSGSGSGSGSGWGSDSLCGRYPRPTANPPPSPATASGGRRRAYRNYRASNRPPPPTPASTDANESENEHARAPPPSPAPLLY